One Mycobacterium marseillense DNA window includes the following coding sequences:
- a CDS encoding MlaE family ABC transporter permease has protein sequence MGTNTVAAPSVLLSSRLLSVRPLRRTFRETGQWIVFIALTLWYLPLSVRRYRQQTLKEMTNLGWGRGRILVDGGVMSVFFILGVAIGGSLAVEAYATLNIIGFGALAGITGGVGAVREIGPLAAGIAFAAQAGCRMTAEIGTMRIAEEIDAVEVMGLMPIPFVVGTRLIGGMFCVIPGYLLTLVTQFFVMDLVIRVFNNEPGGTYLHYFSQFTTPTDLAYSLIKAVVFCAAITVIHCYYGYFVTGGPVGLGRASGRAVRASLVAIMVLDFLLTVMLWGFRPTFVFKG, from the coding sequence ATGGGAACGAACACCGTGGCGGCGCCATCCGTCCTTCTCAGCAGTCGACTTCTTTCCGTGCGGCCACTGCGCCGAACGTTTCGCGAGACTGGACAATGGATCGTTTTCATTGCCCTGACTCTTTGGTATCTACCGCTGTCTGTCAGGCGTTACCGTCAACAGACACTGAAGGAAATGACGAACCTCGGGTGGGGTCGAGGGCGGATCCTCGTTGACGGCGGGGTTATGAGCGTATTTTTCATCCTCGGCGTCGCGATAGGTGGATCATTGGCCGTGGAGGCCTACGCCACGCTCAACATCATTGGATTTGGTGCGCTGGCGGGAATTACCGGCGGAGTGGGGGCGGTCCGAGAGATCGGACCACTGGCGGCCGGAATCGCCTTCGCCGCGCAAGCAGGGTGTCGAATGACTGCCGAGATCGGCACCATGCGTATCGCCGAAGAGATCGATGCTGTGGAAGTCATGGGCCTGATGCCGATACCGTTCGTGGTTGGTACCCGGCTGATCGGCGGTATGTTCTGCGTAATTCCGGGCTATCTGTTGACCTTGGTCACGCAATTCTTCGTGATGGATTTGGTTATTCGGGTCTTCAATAACGAGCCGGGGGGAACCTATCTGCACTATTTTTCCCAATTCACGACACCGACCGATCTTGCGTACTCCTTGATCAAGGCTGTGGTGTTTTGCGCGGCAATAACTGTGATTCACTGCTACTACGGCTACTTCGTTACAGGCGGTCCCGTTGGTCTAGGGCGTGCGTCGGGCCGAGCGGTACGCGCAAGTCTAGTGGCCATCATGGTCCTCGACTTCCTTCTGACCGTGATGTTGTGGGGTTTCCGTCCCACCTTTGTGTTCAAGGGGTAG
- a CDS encoding SDR family NAD(P)-dependent oxidoreductase, giving the protein MSRMLDAAFKVSGNYYSGKGEGMSGGAGVGDGAVLKGKVALVTGAASGVGRASAVAIARAGAQAVAVIDLDREQCKETVRLVEQAGAHAHVIECDVADPEALAAAFAEVESACGGIDLVHNNAGLVTGPPRWPGTPLGRARDVIMVNLGGAVFGTRLGIDALKRRGGGAIVNTASLGALVPHGADAVYNATKAGVVMLTRSCLSLRHEGIRVNAVCPGAVDTPMLRETGDGDPATWLKGLDSIQLLTAEQVAEVVLRVATDDQCVGQVMTVDNPRPETGSEPVVSVHAFADARPAIMVAGTARSNPATMAPDVSTTPPMTSLDEAIYTTRAMRRLRADPVPQELLSQIVEAATMGPSGNFVQNWRFHVVTDRDKIAQIGSLWSHIYELFRDQASGVPESLRKSCEYMIDHFRDIPAAVFAGATGYPGHEANHFMVTTWYASILPAVQNLMLSARARGLGTTLTTALLAVHDEVRTIVGADDDVTFVACIPVGFPKGRFGRPARNPTDVVAWLDGRPLQPPAMTYTEPGLVKNATG; this is encoded by the coding sequence ATGTCGAGAATGCTTGACGCAGCATTTAAAGTAAGTGGTAACTATTATTCAGGAAAGGGAGAGGGCATGAGTGGTGGCGCTGGTGTCGGCGATGGCGCGGTCCTAAAGGGGAAGGTCGCACTGGTGACGGGAGCGGCCAGTGGCGTTGGCAGAGCCTCAGCCGTCGCGATCGCACGCGCAGGGGCCCAAGCAGTGGCTGTCATCGATCTCGATCGTGAACAATGCAAGGAGACCGTACGTCTGGTAGAACAAGCCGGCGCTCATGCCCACGTGATCGAATGCGACGTTGCTGATCCCGAGGCGCTAGCAGCTGCCTTCGCCGAAGTGGAAAGCGCATGCGGCGGCATCGATCTCGTGCACAACAACGCCGGCTTGGTAACCGGCCCGCCGCGGTGGCCTGGGACACCGCTGGGACGGGCGAGGGATGTGATCATGGTCAACCTGGGCGGCGCAGTGTTCGGTACTCGATTGGGAATCGACGCCCTCAAGCGTCGTGGCGGCGGCGCAATTGTCAATACCGCGTCGCTCGGAGCTCTTGTCCCCCATGGTGCAGATGCGGTTTACAACGCAACAAAGGCGGGCGTTGTCATGCTTACCCGGTCCTGCCTCTCGCTGCGGCACGAGGGGATCCGAGTGAATGCGGTTTGCCCAGGCGCCGTCGATACCCCGATGCTTCGAGAAACCGGTGACGGGGATCCCGCAACCTGGCTAAAGGGTTTGGACAGCATCCAGCTGCTGACAGCCGAGCAGGTTGCTGAGGTCGTTCTGCGGGTGGCGACCGATGACCAGTGTGTCGGGCAGGTGATGACCGTCGACAACCCGAGACCGGAGACCGGCAGCGAACCAGTTGTCAGTGTCCACGCCTTTGCGGACGCTCGTCCCGCGATCATGGTGGCCGGGACAGCGCGTAGCAACCCGGCGACCATGGCGCCCGATGTGTCGACCACGCCGCCAATGACCTCGCTGGATGAGGCAATCTACACGACGAGAGCAATGCGTAGGCTACGAGCCGACCCGGTGCCGCAGGAGCTGCTGTCCCAGATCGTCGAGGCAGCGACAATGGGTCCGTCGGGGAACTTCGTCCAGAATTGGCGGTTCCATGTGGTGACCGATCGCGACAAGATCGCGCAGATCGGCAGCTTGTGGAGCCACATTTACGAGCTCTTTCGAGACCAGGCAAGCGGCGTTCCCGAGTCTTTGCGGAAGTCTTGTGAGTACATGATCGACCACTTCCGCGACATTCCGGCCGCAGTGTTCGCCGGTGCCACGGGCTATCCCGGGCACGAAGCGAACCATTTCATGGTCACGACGTGGTACGCGAGTATCTTGCCGGCGGTGCAAAACCTGATGCTCTCGGCGCGTGCCCGGGGTCTCGGAACCACGCTCACTACCGCACTGCTCGCCGTGCACGACGAGGTTCGCACCATCGTCGGCGCCGACGATGACGTCACCTTCGTCGCATGCATCCCCGTCGGATTCCCGAAGGGAAGGTTCGGCCGTCCGGCCCGAAACCCCACCGACGTCGTGGCGTGGCTCGACGGCCGTCCGCTCCAGCCCCCGGCGATGACCTACACCGAGCCGGGTCTGGTCAAGAACGCTACGGGCTGA
- a CDS encoding MlaD family protein — MAVLCAGLVVLLVAYNPFAGSGHRGMSVTIDAPYVGQGVATGTAVILHGVKVGEVTGVATLAGGGVRLLADLQPGPVTGLTDSMKIDFRPINYFGVTGISISPNTGGRALRNGMQISTIPVGNYTLQSLLSGLGDLSNSVLTPQLIEVINRATRYIDSLQPFVETMLITANTLAHVQTISTAQLLVNSTKLSTPLPGFVSTATEAAEKYMRADERTATHVNLQEMSEEGFNTRQKKLMEYSAVNIFGSTGKLLESHVGDLLPLVDSIKALSDVVPPLIRPEGIANTLVQLRTRFEQMYAGTPEQRALQVRIVLDKLPGLAAPLDAIGGPE, encoded by the coding sequence GTGGCTGTGCTGTGCGCGGGACTCGTCGTGTTGCTCGTCGCCTACAACCCCTTCGCCGGATCCGGACACCGCGGGATGTCCGTGACGATTGACGCCCCGTATGTCGGCCAAGGGGTTGCCACCGGGACAGCGGTGATTCTGCATGGCGTCAAGGTAGGGGAGGTCACCGGGGTCGCCACTCTGGCCGGTGGAGGCGTACGACTGCTCGCAGATCTGCAGCCGGGCCCGGTGACGGGGCTTACCGACTCGATGAAGATCGACTTCCGGCCTATTAACTATTTCGGTGTGACCGGCATCAGCATCTCGCCTAATACTGGCGGTAGAGCGCTCCGGAATGGGATGCAGATAAGCACGATTCCTGTAGGGAACTACACCCTTCAGTCGCTGCTGTCTGGTCTGGGTGACCTTTCCAACAGTGTGTTGACCCCCCAACTCATCGAGGTGATCAATAGGGCGACGCGATACATCGACTCGCTACAGCCGTTTGTCGAGACCATGCTCATCACCGCCAACACGCTAGCTCACGTCCAAACCATCAGTACCGCACAGCTTTTGGTTAACTCGACCAAATTGAGCACCCCGCTTCCCGGCTTCGTTAGCACGGCCACCGAAGCCGCTGAGAAATATATGCGCGCCGATGAGCGAACTGCCACTCACGTGAACCTGCAGGAGATGTCCGAGGAAGGCTTCAATACAAGGCAGAAGAAGCTCATGGAGTACTCAGCCGTAAACATCTTCGGTTCGACCGGGAAGTTGCTGGAGAGTCATGTCGGTGATCTGCTCCCGTTGGTTGACTCCATCAAGGCTCTAAGCGATGTGGTGCCACCGTTGATCAGACCCGAAGGTATCGCAAACACGTTGGTGCAGCTACGTACTCGCTTCGAGCAAATGTACGCCGGCACTCCCGAGCAACGCGCGCTGCAAGTGCGGATTGTCCTGGACAAGCTTCCGGGACTGGCCGCCCCACTGGATGCAATCGGAGGCCCAGAATGA
- a CDS encoding serine hydrolase domain-containing protein, whose product MTIAGLCLPRFQRVREEFERNFAERDELGASVCVIIDGETVVDLWGGVADRASGRAWDMHTVQVICSSTKGAAALCGNMLIDRGQLDPSRPVADYWPEFAKNGKDSIPARQIFNHQSGVFHWEPVVPDGGVCDWNLVTQALADTAPFWTPGTRQGYHCLSMGYLVGELVRRIDGRSIGTFFREEVAEPLGLDFWIGLPDEFEHRVATTETMDFAQAAGLIGQLAERAPLLGHLFGNDGGWMTDVDRPAFHAAELPAAGGITNARGLAGMYAPLAVDGSQDSVQLVGPAGLARMRTAQSASDMDAVVGSRTTYTMGFSKSWSNPELETGPNVIIGEDAFGTPGLGGQMGFADPSCRMAFGYTTNRHGFGTGLNDRGQSLIDATYQVLGSPTCDPGFWVRPEPSRA is encoded by the coding sequence ATGACCATTGCCGGACTTTGCCTACCCAGGTTCCAACGTGTGCGGGAGGAATTTGAGCGGAACTTCGCCGAGCGAGACGAGCTTGGTGCTTCGGTTTGTGTGATCATCGACGGTGAGACGGTCGTAGACCTATGGGGAGGCGTCGCCGACCGGGCCAGCGGCCGGGCGTGGGACATGCACACCGTGCAGGTGATCTGCTCGTCGACTAAGGGCGCCGCGGCGCTATGCGGGAACATGCTCATCGATCGTGGCCAACTCGATCCCAGCCGACCAGTCGCCGACTACTGGCCAGAATTCGCCAAGAACGGCAAGGACTCGATCCCGGCGCGGCAGATCTTCAACCACCAGTCGGGCGTCTTCCATTGGGAGCCAGTGGTGCCCGACGGCGGTGTGTGTGACTGGAATCTCGTGACGCAAGCGCTTGCGGATACAGCGCCGTTCTGGACGCCCGGCACACGGCAGGGTTACCACTGCTTGAGTATGGGTTACTTGGTGGGCGAACTCGTGCGCAGAATTGATGGTCGTTCGATTGGAACCTTCTTCCGCGAGGAGGTCGCGGAGCCGCTCGGGCTCGACTTCTGGATTGGCTTGCCGGATGAATTCGAGCACCGGGTAGCCACCACAGAAACGATGGATTTCGCCCAGGCTGCCGGGCTCATAGGGCAATTGGCCGAGAGGGCACCACTTCTGGGGCACCTCTTCGGCAACGACGGTGGATGGATGACCGATGTCGACAGACCGGCCTTTCACGCCGCCGAACTCCCAGCCGCGGGCGGGATCACGAATGCCCGTGGACTCGCCGGGATGTATGCGCCACTAGCGGTCGACGGGTCTCAGGACAGCGTTCAGCTCGTCGGCCCGGCCGGGTTGGCGCGCATGCGTACGGCCCAGTCGGCTAGTGACATGGATGCCGTCGTCGGATCCCGAACCACCTACACGATGGGCTTTTCGAAGTCGTGGTCGAACCCCGAACTCGAGACCGGCCCAAACGTGATCATCGGCGAGGACGCGTTCGGTACACCTGGGTTGGGCGGTCAAATGGGCTTCGCCGATCCCTCTTGTCGGATGGCGTTCGGGTACACAACGAACCGCCACGGCTTCGGTACTGGGCTCAATGACCGGGGACAATCCTTGATCGACGCGACTTACCAGGTGCTCGGGTCACCGACGTGTGATCCGGGGTTCTGGGTGCGGCCCGAACCATCACGTGCGTAA
- a CDS encoding alpha/beta hydrolase yields MSDVVPAPEAELAATLVVPENAEEGPRTLAVGFPGAFYSRGYWDVDHSGGYSQAAYHAERGWLFVAIDHLGVGDSSKPDPTSLTLETLAAADDAASRRIIEGLRAGTLVTGLGPIKIERTIGLGHSTGGCITLITQGRHSTFDGLAVLGYSAVHSVVPSPEGATQAPAVERGRTDVDVTEYSAKEFGTDTLTWMFHWEDVDPALRAADVGSGFPIRSVMPPWGTSYAPPAFVSAITPGVVSAEAEVIESPLFLAVGDRDVCPDPRAEAAAYRSVRDITLTVVPRMAHIHNFASTRHQLWGRLHAWGDALA; encoded by the coding sequence GTGAGCGACGTGGTTCCTGCGCCAGAGGCTGAGCTTGCCGCCACCTTGGTCGTACCGGAGAACGCCGAGGAGGGACCGCGTACGTTGGCGGTCGGCTTCCCGGGTGCCTTTTATAGCCGCGGCTACTGGGATGTCGACCACTCCGGTGGCTATAGCCAGGCGGCTTACCACGCCGAACGTGGCTGGCTTTTCGTCGCGATCGATCACCTCGGGGTCGGTGACAGCAGCAAGCCGGATCCGACTTCGCTGACCCTAGAGACGCTTGCGGCTGCCGATGACGCCGCCTCACGGCGAATCATCGAAGGATTGCGCGCCGGGACACTAGTGACAGGACTCGGCCCGATCAAAATCGAGCGCACCATTGGCTTGGGACATTCCACGGGCGGGTGCATAACGCTGATAACGCAGGGCCGCCACAGTACTTTCGATGGGCTTGCCGTACTTGGCTATAGTGCGGTGCACTCGGTGGTTCCATCACCCGAAGGCGCCACGCAGGCGCCTGCGGTCGAGCGAGGTCGAACCGATGTGGACGTAACCGAATACTCGGCAAAGGAATTCGGCACTGACACGCTCACTTGGATGTTCCACTGGGAGGATGTCGATCCGGCGCTACGAGCCGCCGATGTCGGCAGTGGCTTTCCTATCCGAAGCGTAATGCCCCCGTGGGGCACCTCTTATGCCCCACCGGCATTTGTATCAGCGATTACACCCGGGGTGGTGTCGGCTGAGGCGGAGGTGATCGAATCGCCGTTATTCCTCGCTGTTGGCGACCGAGACGTTTGTCCCGATCCGCGTGCTGAAGCAGCGGCATATCGCTCAGTTCGAGACATCACTCTTACCGTCGTACCCCGCATGGCGCATATTCACAACTTTGCCAGCACGCGACATCAGCTCTGGGGCCGTCTGCACGCATGGGGTGACGCGCTGGCATAA
- a CDS encoding MlaD family protein: MPDLTVCSARIGRTAAIGIVAVAVIAVNASCAPHIERRSAEYCAMMSDAIGLYVGNPVTQMGYTIGHVKSVTPTDSSVRVDFVVTERRSFPRDVTALIRSTSILADRSLELVGNPSAGPKLAPGQCISLSHSMTPKSLSEIIGSANKFVNSIDPSGSTNISDVVKGLDESIRGKGVGINKLLTTTSAVLDSPDQSISDIGSIIANLAQLTSTLREIREPLKQVLLDAQQTTPDLALVTKGTYQIIRSVLPILTMVADVERNLGDEVQFTLDATGMALRKASAHAPRLANLMNPVPWWINTIANHYNNRAITSIRYRPPLYRIRTPDGVALCNIMNASAPGSCANVQGTPYAVDVALLQYVLTEAARR, encoded by the coding sequence ATGCCCGATTTGACAGTCTGCAGCGCTCGTATCGGGCGCACCGCCGCAATCGGAATCGTGGCGGTGGCAGTGATTGCCGTCAACGCCTCGTGTGCGCCGCACATCGAACGCCGCTCAGCCGAGTACTGCGCAATGATGTCCGACGCGATCGGACTCTATGTCGGCAATCCGGTTACCCAGATGGGGTACACGATTGGGCATGTCAAATCTGTAACCCCGACCGATTCCAGCGTCCGCGTTGACTTCGTTGTGACGGAACGGCGATCCTTCCCCCGTGACGTCACAGCGCTCATCAGGTCGACGTCGATTCTCGCCGACCGCTCTTTGGAACTCGTTGGCAACCCCAGCGCGGGCCCGAAATTGGCGCCGGGCCAATGCATATCGCTGAGCCATTCGATGACTCCCAAGAGCCTGTCCGAAATAATTGGATCGGCAAACAAGTTCGTCAACTCGATCGACCCGTCCGGCTCGACGAACATTAGCGACGTCGTAAAAGGGCTCGACGAATCGATACGCGGCAAGGGCGTGGGCATCAACAAGTTGTTGACGACGACGTCGGCGGTATTGGACAGTCCTGATCAATCCATCAGCGACATCGGGTCCATCATCGCGAACCTGGCCCAGTTGACGTCGACACTGAGGGAAATCAGAGAGCCGCTGAAGCAGGTATTGCTCGATGCGCAGCAGACCACGCCTGACCTCGCTCTAGTGACCAAGGGCACTTATCAGATCATCAGATCGGTGCTGCCGATCCTCACCATGGTCGCGGATGTAGAACGCAATCTCGGCGACGAGGTGCAATTCACGCTCGATGCGACGGGAATGGCCCTTCGGAAGGCCAGCGCGCACGCACCGCGCCTGGCGAACCTGATGAACCCGGTGCCGTGGTGGATCAACACAATTGCCAATCACTACAACAATCGCGCGATCACGTCGATACGGTACCGCCCGCCGCTGTACCGAATTCGTACGCCCGACGGAGTGGCACTTTGCAACATCATGAATGCATCGGCACCCGGCAGTTGTGCGAACGTGCAGGGGACGCCATACGCGGTTGACGTGGCCTTGCTCC
- a CDS encoding MlaD family protein has translation MKPLAALWRLAVSVLLAGVLLTLVVNVIREPVEAKTDKYVAEFTDASGLHMDADVRVRGVRVGKVLSIDLQRHGGQSVAVISFTLDTRYGIVPSTRLAIKYQALTGSRYIAVVEPSESYSRKVIVAHVPTSMTQPSFDITKLFNGLQPVIATLSPEELNTFAANAASFLSGDGDGLGPMLDSLHKLTDLLSDRQQVIATLMRNLNETADAIGGHSRDMVQILKWLNLPLDAALTVLDEFRKQAVFGPEFTAEASRLLGNVGFRYGSDIDASLDRAFTNMDNFIESIKLVPAMWDNIPPPDQPGTPLPCSRGRAQLPATMDVLLNGQRVVLCNN, from the coding sequence ATGAAGCCGCTGGCGGCACTATGGCGGCTCGCGGTCAGCGTCTTGCTCGCCGGCGTGCTCCTTACTCTGGTCGTCAATGTCATCAGGGAACCGGTGGAGGCCAAAACTGACAAGTATGTGGCCGAGTTCACTGATGCATCGGGTTTGCATATGGATGCCGACGTGCGTGTCCGCGGCGTCCGCGTGGGCAAGGTGCTGTCGATCGACCTTCAGCGACACGGCGGCCAAAGCGTTGCCGTAATCTCATTCACCCTCGACACGCGGTACGGGATCGTGCCCAGTACCCGGCTTGCGATCAAATACCAGGCGTTGACCGGTTCGCGCTACATTGCCGTGGTCGAACCGTCCGAGTCGTACTCGCGCAAAGTCATTGTGGCGCATGTCCCGACGTCCATGACGCAACCATCGTTCGACATCACAAAGTTGTTCAACGGTCTGCAGCCGGTGATCGCCACCCTGAGTCCCGAAGAGCTCAACACCTTTGCGGCTAATGCGGCGTCGTTCCTATCCGGAGACGGTGACGGTCTGGGTCCGATGCTCGACAGCTTGCACAAGCTCACCGATCTCTTGTCGGATCGTCAGCAGGTGATCGCGACATTGATGCGCAATTTGAACGAAACCGCAGACGCCATAGGCGGTCATTCCAGGGACATGGTTCAGATCTTGAAATGGCTGAACCTGCCCTTGGATGCCGCGCTGACGGTGCTCGACGAATTCAGAAAGCAGGCCGTGTTCGGGCCCGAGTTCACCGCCGAGGCCAGTCGATTGCTGGGCAACGTGGGCTTCCGGTACGGGTCCGATATCGATGCATCGCTGGACCGGGCGTTCACGAACATGGATAACTTCATCGAATCGATCAAACTCGTTCCGGCTATGTGGGACAACATTCCGCCACCCGATCAACCGGGAACGCCCTTGCCGTGCTCGCGGGGACGCGCCCAGCTGCCGGCGACGATGGATGTACTGCTGAACGGGCAACGGGTGGTCTTGTGCAACAACTAG
- a CDS encoding MlaD family protein, with product MQQLGKALRNPTLWGAGLLAIFSVVALVAAWLYVTPPGQKTVVFYTHDAASIRPGEQVRIAGITVGKVKDLSLESDRVRVRTRVDNDAFVGDRSQVQVRMLTVVGGYYVDIVSLGDSALGNNPIPLERVTMPYNLMRTLSDSTKLTENVDPKPINESLNEIQQGLTGPNLKSIAAVIDAGNSLMSTIDKQRGQITAILNLSDEYIRALRDYGDELKQLVQKISILEETLVIYGAGFGSALKGMGDVLDKLEPVGTFYLNHRDLFLEKVRNWTVKARMWADRSGVIVRALRLVRNKIERVLDAQNAAPELLATDLCFPLPEKPC from the coding sequence GTGCAACAACTAGGGAAGGCACTTCGCAACCCGACGTTATGGGGGGCCGGTCTGCTGGCAATCTTCAGCGTGGTCGCTTTGGTGGCGGCCTGGCTGTACGTCACGCCGCCGGGTCAGAAGACCGTCGTCTTTTACACCCACGATGCAGCGTCGATCCGCCCAGGAGAGCAAGTGCGTATAGCCGGCATCACCGTCGGCAAAGTGAAAGACCTTTCGTTGGAGTCGGACCGAGTACGAGTGCGGACACGGGTCGACAACGACGCGTTCGTGGGAGACCGGTCGCAGGTCCAAGTGCGCATGCTCACGGTGGTCGGCGGCTACTACGTGGATATCGTGTCGCTCGGCGATTCGGCACTGGGCAACAACCCGATTCCCTTGGAGCGCGTCACGATGCCCTACAACCTGATGCGGACGCTTTCTGATAGCACCAAGCTCACAGAAAACGTTGATCCAAAGCCAATCAATGAGTCTTTGAACGAAATCCAGCAAGGGCTCACCGGCCCTAACCTCAAATCGATCGCGGCAGTCATCGACGCCGGCAACAGTCTGATGTCAACGATAGACAAGCAACGTGGACAGATTACGGCAATTCTGAACCTGTCCGATGAGTACATTCGGGCCTTACGCGATTACGGTGACGAACTCAAGCAGCTCGTCCAAAAAATTTCCATACTCGAAGAGACGCTGGTCATCTATGGCGCGGGTTTCGGATCGGCGTTGAAGGGCATGGGTGACGTTCTCGACAAGCTCGAACCGGTCGGAACCTTCTATCTGAACCACCGAGACCTGTTCCTCGAGAAGGTCCGTAACTGGACGGTGAAGGCGCGCATGTGGGCCGATCGCAGCGGCGTGATAGTGCGGGCACTGCGCTTGGTGCGTAACAAGATTGAGCGCGTCCTGGATGCGCAGAACGCGGCGCCGGAACTCTTGGCAACCGACTTGTGTTTTCCTCTACCGGAAAAGCCGTGCTGA
- a CDS encoding ABC transporter permease: MTQLVLLRGAGTPKTRRPASSPAARVATGLLQIPVRSAATTGRALQLFLGVLRYTVTDTVSVKLPFGEFLVQAWSLLTVTAIPAVLMAIPFGAMVSVVTSGLVNQLGANSLIGAASGVGVIRQGAPITAGLLLGGAAASAIASDLGARAVREELDALRVIGIDPVRHLVVPRFLALLVIAPILCTVILVSGTTAAYVLAVIVTDVAPGSYWMSFGTFTKVVDIWFAMGKTFVFAAIVAIISSFRGMEAKGGPKGVADAVNASVTLNVVCIVIANLAITQLQTMFFPMAIA; this comes from the coding sequence GTGACACAGCTCGTTCTGCTACGAGGGGCCGGGACGCCGAAGACTCGGCGCCCTGCGAGCAGTCCGGCTGCACGGGTTGCGACCGGACTGCTGCAGATCCCCGTTCGCAGCGCTGCGACGACGGGCCGTGCCCTGCAGCTATTTCTGGGCGTCCTCCGTTACACAGTTACCGATACCGTCTCGGTGAAGCTGCCGTTCGGCGAATTCCTGGTTCAGGCTTGGTCGCTGCTCACGGTGACGGCGATACCTGCTGTGTTGATGGCGATTCCGTTCGGCGCCATGGTCTCAGTCGTCACCTCGGGGCTCGTAAACCAGCTGGGGGCGAACTCGCTGATTGGCGCTGCGAGCGGAGTCGGCGTCATCCGACAGGGTGCACCGATTACTGCGGGCCTATTGCTGGGCGGAGCGGCGGCTTCGGCCATCGCCTCTGACCTCGGAGCGCGAGCGGTCCGGGAAGAACTCGATGCGTTGCGCGTAATAGGCATCGATCCGGTGCGCCACTTGGTGGTTCCGCGTTTTCTCGCTTTGCTGGTCATTGCGCCGATACTGTGCACCGTCATCTTGGTTTCGGGAACGACGGCCGCGTACGTGTTGGCGGTCATCGTCACCGATGTGGCGCCCGGCAGCTACTGGATGTCGTTCGGAACATTTACGAAGGTCGTCGATATCTGGTTCGCGATGGGTAAGACCTTCGTGTTCGCAGCAATCGTCGCGATCATTTCGTCGTTCCGCGGGATGGAGGCGAAGGGCGGCCCGAAGGGGGTTGCCGACGCAGTCAACGCATCAGTGACACTTAATGTGGTTTGCATTGTGATCGCTAACCTCGCGATCACCCAATTGCAAACGATGTTTTTTCCGATGGCGATTGCCTAA